The nucleotide window TACGAGCAGGCCGGCCTGCACTGGCTCGCCGCCGAGACCGCGGCCGCGTCGCTGGCCTGCGCCGACCTCGACCAGCGGCCGGACTGGGCCACCGCCGACCGCCGGCTGCTGGAGCGGGTCACCGCCCGCGCCGACGTCGACCTGCCGGAGCTGTGGTGGCGCGGCGGGGACCGGTTCGCGCCGCTGACCCAGCGGGAGCGGGAGATCACCGAGCTGGCCGCCGGCGGCTGGTCGTCGCCGCGGATCGCCGGGCATCTGCAGCTGTCCCGGCGCACGATCGAGAACCACCTGCAGCACAGCTACCGCAAGCTCGGCGTCACCCGGCGCGAGGAGCTGGCCGCCGCCCTCGGCCGCCGCGGGTAGGCCGGTTACTCTGCCCGACCTGTCTACCCGGGGGCGCGCTCCGGTCCGGACCGGGCCCGAACGTCCGGGTCGGCGGCTGCCCGCCCGCGCACCGCGGCGGCGCGGACCCGAGCGGGTTGCGATCCCCGGGTAACCCGGTGGCCGGCACCGGCCCGGCTGAGCACCGGCTACCGGGTTGCCCGCAGGGGCAGCGGTGAGTATCAGATCTCGTCGTCGGCCAGCCACGGGAAGCCACCCGGGTCGGCCTCGATCCGGGCCTGCTGCACGGCGAACTCGTGCGCGCGGATGCGCATCGGAAAGTCGGCCGGCGTCACCGCGAGCTTCGCCACCGGCTCGACCGGCACCAGCGACGCCGCCTGCGCGGTGACCACCTGCCGCCCGCCCTCCCCGTACGCCGCCTCCCGCTCGAACCGGTCCGCCGGCAACAGGTAGACGGTCCCGGGGGAGAAGTGGCTGTGCTCGACCGCCTCGGAGTTCACCGAGAAGAAGTAGTACGGCTCGCTCGGGGTGCGGTCGTCGGCCAGCACCCGGAAGCAGCTGTTGGTCAGCGACATCCGGTGCGCGGGCCGGTCCAGGATCGCGAAGAACATCGCCCACAGCCCGTCCGCCGCCGCGTACACGGCGGTCCGGTTGCCGAACTCCGCGATGTCGTTGGACTGCCGCGGCTCGAACACGGCGATGTCCGGGCTGGTCGACCCGTGCAGCACGACCGCGCCCGCGTCGGCGACGTGGCACAGGAACTGCCACTTCGGCGCCGCCAGCCGGTAGTCGATCATTTTCCCCGGCCCCGCTGCCACCGCGCCGGCCAGCAGCGCATCGAACTCCGCCCGGGTTGCCGCATCCGGCTCCGGCCCCGGCCGGGTCGACCAGTACGGCTCCACGTCAGTCGTGCCAGCGGATGCAGGTCCCCAGTTCGTCGATCGCGGCGGTCCAGGCGTCGAACGGGATCTCGCCGGTGCGGCGCCGGGTCAGCGTCGCGGTCACGCCGTCGAGGTCGCAGTAGTCGGCGATCTCCAGCGCCAGCTCGACCGCGTCCTCGCTGGGCGAGCGCAGGTCGTAGACCTCCTCCGGCTCCGGCTCGACCGGCAGGTCCTCCTCCACCTCCGCGATGTCCGCCCAGGTCACCATCTCGGACAGGTCGTGCTCCGCGCCGGAGCGGCAGTAGGCCACCA belongs to Mycobacteriales bacterium and includes:
- a CDS encoding helix-turn-helix transcriptional regulator — encoded protein: YEQAGLHWLAAETAAASLACADLDQRPDWATADRRLLERVTARADVDLPELWWRGGDRFAPLTQREREITELAAGGWSSPRIAGHLQLSRRTIENHLQHSYRKLGVTRREELAAALGRRG